DNA sequence from the Armigeres subalbatus isolate Guangzhou_Male chromosome 1, GZ_Asu_2, whole genome shotgun sequence genome:
CTGATTTTTGATCTgccaatcatttagttgattgcagcgtcgcactctagatcgatttcagttcgagcttgatggctttcttcagaactcatgaaaCCATCGCATTTTGACAATGTTCCTACTTTCCCCGTCAAATTGATCAACTCTCAGTATGtacaaacacagctgatcccaagatGAATCGATTggtgaggaaatcttgcaaatcggtccatccgttcgtgagttatattgcctcaaagtaatagtaaactcatttttatatatagcaATATATCTATCTAGATgaaaaaagaagggaaaagaagaagattatACATGTTTGCATATAccttcttttctaaaattatcTTCAGAGGCTCTAAAAACGTGTTTTAATATGTTGGATTGCTTGTTGGGTGTTcgatcagcacttccacagttattaactgcgaggtttctaagccaagttatcatgtttgcattcatatatcataaaactaacacgatgatacttttatgcccagggaagtcgagaaaatttccaagatCGGTccgggagtcgaacccagccactctcagtatgatcttgctttgtagctgcgcatctcaccgcacggctaaggaagaccTTGCAACGTAATGTTGGTACCGGActtaacaattattttttaatatgcatTAGATTTTTTATTCTGTAAGTATGATGAACTAATTGCGTATCTACTATCCACAATTTCAATTATAATAAAAGATTTTATTCACTTTTTTGTCGGTTGATTGCTATCATATTGTACtcattcaaaatttgttctGTTCTGCATAATttacttttaatttttagaGCAACAAAGATGTGGTCTTCATTAtatttgaatattgaaaagcGGAATAGTTGAAAAAAGTAGAAAATACTTAAATTGTTGATAGTATAGCTTTTTATAGGCATGCTCCGAAACTCCGTTTAAAGATTGAAAAACCTTTACACGGAAAAGGTCAATACTCACTGTATGAAATCGAAATCGATGGTTGAATGTTCCGCTTGGATGAGCGCCCACACCGTCCAGAGAAAATGCGACGCCAATGCAAACTGATTCACCTGTACGTACAACCGCAATACGTCACTATCAGTGCACTCCGTACCGTTGAATTCCGTCAGATACACTCGCAACCATTGCAGCTGGAAGTCCTTCGACGGGTACCGGTCGTAGTCCATTTGGTCGATTcctaaaaattcaaattcagaTGTTCAAACTCCTGAAACTTATTTTAGTTTGATTATAGTTTACCCGCAAACTCCGTAAAGTGGTTTCCGATGTCGAACGCCTGGTGATTGTATGCGGCATATTCATAATCGATGAACGTGACTTCATCCCGATCGGCATTGTAAATCACGTTTCCTAGCAGCAGATCGTTATGGCAGAATACGGTAGGACTGTTCAGCCGTTTTAACCGCTCGTATAGATCGTCAAAGTCACGTCTCAACTCGTCCGTGTTGGGGAAGATTTGCGATATTCTGCAACAACATTATTTAGCTATCTGTGTAAAACTATTTGCCAAGGTCGAACGGTAATTCACATCTAACGACCTGAATTGTTAGTAATTTAAATTACGTATTGCGGGCACGCAAGCAATGTGCAAAAACTGCAAACTAAACGATGTTTGGCGCGTAATCACCATCGCATTCGCGTACTCACCTGGCATGTTTCACCGGGTCGCCAAAAACCGCCGGCACCAGCTTGACGAACTGTTCCAGCTTGTCCGGCAGCATCGGTTTGCTGCAGTCGCCCACGGAGCCGTCGCGCACTTTGTGCATCTGGGCCATGCGCTTGGCGACCAGCCGCCACACCCGTTCCTCTCGACAGCTCTCCGGAGTGAGCGTCACGCCCGGCACGAACTCGTACGCCAGCCCATTGCGGAACGTGGCGTAGAGAGTGGGCGCATAACCGTACCGGTGCAGCAGCCGAATGTTCTCGGTTTCCTTCTTCCGGTCTATCAGCAGATCTGTTTTGTTCCCGTAGACCCGTATCAGCACGACATCGTTGGTGTCGTTGTCGACGGTGTcaacgtcgtcgtcatcgttggtGTTATTGTTTTGATTGAAACATCCGACCAGCTTGTTGGTGATTCCATCGGTAAaaagctgaaattttttttcggacaAGGGAGATCTGATTTATTGTGACGATAAATAAAGGGGGTCTGCGCTGTTCAGATTTGTTAGGAAACATTCATGGAATGCGATGACAAAACGTGTGAATTTTACACCGAATGGTTTACATAGCTTATCATTGCTTAATATGCCAATTGCGTTGATATTATTTTACGTTTTGTTACTGATAAGGAAGCCACATCAAGAAATATTGCGCCTTGCCATAAAATGACAAATGTTATGATAATTTTTCAAAGGTCTTCCAGATTAGCAAAATTTGCCCACAATATAAATGGACATGTACTTGTCatcatagttttgaaaattatcctttttcctttttcctgaTGAATGTTTAACCGTAACTGAGATTGAAAATAATCGCTCGAGAAGATATTCTCTGATCGGTAAGATGTTTTCTAACATTCCCCTTTTCGCAAATacaggaattttcaaatgattgaCATAAATATTTGTCAAGATCCAAGTAAATGAAGATAGAATCATTTACCAAACAAATTATCACTACCAAAGCGATTCAAATAGTGACGTGAAAGCATTCTCTCCATGATAAGAGTTATAAAATCGCAATTAGCGATCGTTTCGTCATCTATCATCCAGTAATAACAAGACCGTCCCAGAGTATAGATAAATAAAATCAAACGACGTTGATGGCTTATGCGCTTGCAGTAGAGTGGAGGAGGCACACGACATTGCAACCGGTTTGATTTCGCAGGCTTCCTTCTACGTTGCCTTCATCTACCTGGGGCCGATTGCTAATGAGTTAGAGAAGGTAATCGTGGAGCCATAAATCGTACCACTAGAATAGCATTGACGTGGTGTGATTTTCTGTGCGAAAAATGGTAATCGTTATTTGGGGAAGCATTTTAATAGACGTGTTACAAAATGAATAAACAGAACTTTTCGTCAAACCTTATAATTTTATTTACCTTTCTTTCAAAAACAATGAATTGCTGAGCAGGTTTACGGTATTTTTTAGGACACTAAATGTTCGTAaaccacaaaaataaaaatccttccattgctttgtttttgatgggacgaacaaaggagctatgagatgaagtcctgGAGCCGTAGCCGTAGCCGTATTATAAACCAGCTCAGCACGATGAAATGAGAAAACCCTTCTGAACAAGAACCGACATGAATTTCCTCAGGGTATTTCTCAGGcagtttctccgaaagttcctccaggaattctccagaaatttcttcgaaaattcttccggaagttctttcgggattTCCTCAAGTTCTCCCGAAATTTCCTCTCGAAGTTTCACCTGGATTTCTtctcggagttcctccgggaattcatccggaaatttgtAAGGCACTTACTCCAGGAAACTCCTGAAGATAATCAGCGAGTccttgcggaagttcctccagataatCAGCGAATCCTCGCCAAAGTTCCtaatgcggaagttcctccaggatgttcTCAGGCatatttccagaaattcatcgagcagtttctccgagaattcttctacGAAACCATCatgtaattccttcggaagttcgccGATTGAAGTTTATAGAAGTCcacagaattttccgtggaaattctagtTTCTGTGGTTTCTGTGAAGTTTTCCCATTGATATACTCACCACATCTGTGGATAtaagagtggggcgtcatggtcatttttttcaaaacaatggttttatgaaaaattcctgAGTTTCAAACAACTGTGAAAAATTTGAGCCCGTTTCTTTGctccctcgctttccgcatcgcgtttgaagtttgtatggaaattagtatgtgTTGATGCTCGGACAAAAAAGGCCGCACTGATGTTCAATAGCAACTTTATTTCGTATGCTTCGAAGCTGCAAAGTTTGTTATTGCTTTTATACGGTATCTATCAATATTATATACGTTACTCACAATTCAGCGAACTTCTTCAGCCAGGTCCTAGAACCTCCAATAAacctacgatgaattacatccccgcaacttcgacgtcgtggcgctgcaggagatttgctggacaggacagaaagtgtggaaaagcgggcatcgagcggctaccttctaccaaagctgtggcaccaccaacgagctgggaaccggcttcatagtgctgggtaagatgcgccaacgcgtgattgggtggcagccaatcaacgcaaggatttgcaagctgaggattaaaggccgtttcttcaagtATAGCATAGTTCTAagtatgcacagctggagcagacatacgatggatgcccactgcgggacgtcaaaatcgtcatcggtaacatgaacgcacaggtaggaagggaggaaatgtatagaccggtcattggaccggatagtctgcacaccgtatcgaatgacaacggccaacgatgcatacacttcgcagcctcccgcggaatggtagtccgaagcaccttctttccccgcaaaaatatccacaaggccacatggagatcacctaaccaagaaacggaaaaccaaatcgaccacgttctaatcgacggtaaattcttctccgacatcacgaatccgcacttactgcagtgcgaatattgaatccgaccactacctcgttgcagtatgcctgcgctcaaaactctcgacagtgtacaacacgcgtcgaagtcggatgccgcggcttaacattgggcggctacaagacggtagactagcccaagaatacgcgcagcaactggaagtggcacttccaacggaagagcagctaggcgcagcgtctcttgaagatggctggagagatattcgatccgccattggtagcaccgcaaccgctgcacttggcacggtgcccccggatcagagaaacgactggtatgacggcgaatgtgagcagttagtggaagagaagaatgcagcattggCGAGATTGCTGAATCACCGCACTAGTGCGAACGAGGCatgatataaacgggcgcggaacagacaaaactcgattttccggaggaaaaagcgccagcaggaagatcgagaccgtgaagagacggagcaactggaccgcgctaataacgcacgaaagttctatgagaagttgaaccgttcacgtaagggccacgtgccacatcctgatatgtgtaaggaaaaaacgggaaccttcttacgaacgagcgtgaggtcagcactacgaagaacacctgaatggcatTGTGGCAGACAAAGAtgacggtatggtgatggacctgggagaacgcgcgcaggacataattttaccggctacggatctccaggaaatccaggaggagattggccggctgaagaacaacaaagcccctggggttgaccaactaccaggagaactatttaaacacggtgatgaggcactggctagaacgctgcactgggtcattaccaagttttgggaggaggaagttttgccgcaagagtggatggaaggtgtcgtgtgtcccgtttacaaaaagggcgataagctggattgtagcaactaccgcgcaatcacctTGCTGAACGCCGTATACAAGGTACTTTCCTATATtctatgccgtcgactagcaccaattgcaagggagttcgtaggacagtaccaggcggattttatgggcgaacgctccaccacggaccaggtgttcgccattcgtcaagtccagcagaaatgccgcgaaaacAACGTGCCCACGCATCATCTATCCATCAACTTCAAAGCAGCATTtgatacaatcgattgggacctgctatggcagttaatgcacaaaaacgagtttccggataaactgatacggttgatcaaggcgacgatggaccgggtgatgtgcgtagttcgagtttcaggggcattctcgagtcccttcgaaactcgTAGcggattacggcaaggtgatggtctttcgtgtctgctattcaacatcgctttggaaggggtaatacgaagagcagggattaacacgagtggcacaattttcaataagtccgtccagctatttggcgccaacgacatagatattatggcacgtatactttgagaagatggaggaagcctacaccaTACTGAAatgggaagctaagcggatcggactagtcattaactcgtcgaagacgaagtacatgataggaaggggttcatgagaagacaatgtgagccacccacctcgagtttgcatcggtggtgacgaaatcgaggtggtagaagaatttgtgtacttaggctcactggtgactgccgaaactgataccagcagagaaatctggagacgcatagtggctggaaatcatacgtactttggactccgcaagacactccgatcgaatagagtttgccgccgtaccaaactgacaatctacaaaacgctcattagagcggtagtcctctacggacacgagacctggacgatgctcgtggaggaccaacgcgcacttggagttttcgaaaggaaagtgttgcgtaccatctatggtggggtgcagatggcggacggtacgtggaggaggcgaatgaaccacgaattgcatcagctgttgggagaaccatccatcattcacactgcgaaaatcggatgactgcggtgggccggccacgtagccagaatgtcggacagtaacccggtgaaaatggttctcgacaacgatccgacgggcacaagaaggcaaggtgtgcagcgggcaaggtggatcgatcaggtggaagatgacttgcggaccctccgtagactgcgtggttggcgacttgtagccatggaccgagccgaatggagaagactcatATATACCGCACATGCCACTTCGGCctaagtctgaataaataaataaataaaaatatatatttcgtttcgacAAAAATAGAACACAGAATAATTTTGCTAATAAATGTTTGTATTAAACACTATCAAACCTTTAACATAACAAAGAAGGTATTGCTTGTCAATATTATAGCTTAAATACAACAAGTTTTTATGGGGTGATAGTTCAATCTTgccaattttcaaatgaaaaaaataatgtaacaggattccgcgtccaatgcaatttgttgcgagtaaatcgattTAGGGTAAGTTTCACTGAAAAATTTGTTGAAGCTGCTttgggagaaatttccgaaagaacttctggaggactttCCAAAGAAACTTAAGGACGAATTCCCctaggagttcctggaggaatttaggtattccagaaggaaggagctcctggaggttttccagaaggaatttgcgaatgaacttattggaggaatttctgaaagaactcatGTAGGACTTTTCTAAGGAACCACTATAGGTTTAACCGAATGattactttgaaaattttcggagtaatttctggaggaactcctggagaaatttctaaagaaactccgaagaaaaaatttggaggaatttccgtagctactcctcaaggaatttctggagaaattttcaaagaaactcctggaggaatctgcGGAAGTATTTTCGATGCGTAATTTctagtaatttctggaagaagtactgaagcaatttttgaaggaacctcTGGCGTATTTTCCGAAAgtctcttggaagaatttcagaaaaaaaaactcctggatAACTCTGCCAGATTTTTCAGAGTTgctctgaaagaatttccggaaaattttctattaatttccaaaggaactcctggaggaattttcggagaaatttctgaaagaactcagGGAGGACTTTCCGTAGGAACTCTTTGGcggatttccggaagaattcctgaataaatATCCGAAAGATCTTCTGaatgaatatccgaaagaaatgggggaatttccgaaggaactagtGAAGGAATTTCGCAAGCAataactcctggaggaaatccgGCGAGAATTTGCggaaatattataaaaaatcgatttgaatagtttccggaggaatttcgggctcaatttctgaagaaactactTGGTCGTGGCTGACTTTCCGTACGAActcattttttcagaaaaatccttggatgaatttctagaggaatttccgtaggaatttctttaaaaattgccGGAGGAAATGCTTGCGAATTTTCTGgaagacttcctggaggaacccctggagcaatttccgggggaatttgtggaggaatttccaatgcAACTCCTTGAGGAGATTCCGGAAGAACTTTTAGAagagtttctggaagaaattcagtaagaatttccgaagatattTCTGAAGCAGTTTTTGTATTTCCGGAGgcactcctggagaaatttctgaaagaactcttGGCCGTCGCCGACGACTGGAAATGGCCGATTACGCCTTTGCCGACAATATTGTTATCGGCGCACAGTTCTCCTAAAAgttcaaaagttataaaatactgtttttaagCCTGAAAACTGAAAATCTAAGAATATTAAATCTTATGACTTAAAAACAAAATGATGACcaaattttattacttttattacttacaaaaaatctttatttcaaaatactgctagttgaaacaaaaatcaatattttgttatattattgtatATCGATGTGTAAATTTATGAGAAATAAAATgaagtttaatatttttctgaaatgaatTTAGGAACCATGAAATAAAATTCCCGAACACTCCCTAACCCAGCTTCCGAGAGCAAAGTTTCTGCTGGCTAGTTATTACGTCAAACATATTACGTTTTATATCGTTTCAttttgttgatgatgatgatgatgatgatactaccatctattgcaGCAAGACACCTGCCAGTAGCACAtgtcatatctgacaaacgatttgatcatgctTGTACTATTGGTAGTATTTCaccaaactcctgtatgaagggccaaaaattgatgaagtggttccataagcagagacacttatgcaaatccacgggatgaatagagaatctccttccagaagaaaattcgtacatacaataatataatctagccctcgtttcccagattgactcaatagatggggagaaaaGCCCGCcatttatccacgaaatgttgACAATAGGAAGTTGACACTCCAACTCTTCCTATCAagttcctcaagatattcctccaggaacaaaattcttctaggaacatCCTTCAAGAcattcttaagaaatttctccaCGAGTTttatcggaaattcctcaaggaattcctccagaagttcctccaggagttccttcggaaatttctgcagaagttcgtctgaaatatttccaaaaattaccccaagaaatcctccataaATCCCTACAGATCGTTCTATTGTTGTTTCTCAAGATATTCCCCAAGAAGTTCCTGCCAAAattattccaggagttcctccaaaatttctcccaaaagttcctccagaaattagtcCACGAGTTTAttaagaaatttctccagcagtTCCCCAAGAAACTTTTCCTTGGGAAAGTGCCCCCGGAATTCCACCTGAAATTGATTCTGAGGTTCTTCCAAAATGTCCTCCAGCAGTTCTctcgaaaattcctctagaagttccttcgaaatatGCGCCAGTacttcctcaagaaattccttcaagagttccttttgaaatttattcggaaatacctccaggagttTGAGAAcactcctccagcagttcctttggaaattactccagaagaTCCTCTGAATTTTCAACAGGAGTTCTTCAACAAGTTCCtttagggatttaggaattcctccgaaagtattttgtttcaaaaattctccggaaatacctccagaagcTTCCTGGAAGCTATTttccacaaattcttccaggaagttttggaaattcttccaggaatttctaaagcaatTCGTTCAGAACTTTCTTCAAAAAGTCCTCAAATGATTTCTTCAAAGACTGATTCGGATTTTTCTTTCGCCAATTTCTTCTGAaactcttccaagaattcccccagaaaatccttcgaatatTGTTCCAAAATTTTCTTTAAATATTCCTCCATAAGATTCTCTAGAAGTCCCAAaaatattcctccaaaagtttctttgcaaaatcctccaaaatttgATTCGGAAATACCTTTCAAAGACCCTCCAGAATTTTCTCCttaaatttcttcataatttttttttcggaaattcctaacgGCGTTCTTCCAGAAGTCTTTCAAAAAggagtttctcaagaaattcctccaggagttcctccactttcttcggaaattcctccataaattacTTCAGGTGTTCCTTCAGAAtgttctccagaaattactccaataattccatcaaaaattccttcagaacttcctaaaatagtttctcaaaatattcttccaggagttcctgagatatttttgtttcattatCAATGAGGCATTCAGCCCtaagctggctcgtctccgtgaGAAAATTATTCCTGgcgttcctccgaaaattctctaTGAAGTTCCTTAAGAAATAATTCCAAACAATCATCCACAAGTTATTCGAGTAATTCctcagcaaataattttaggagcttctacgaaaatttctccatgatttctttcggaaatttgtcCAGAAGTTTTCCGGAAAGCCCTCCAGAGGTTATTCCAAGAGCTCCttcaaatttctccaggagttcctcaaggaattccgcCGGAGATCATCTAGAAGCTCCTCCGGTAGTTCGCCAcggaattcctccaaacattACCccgtttttattttgtttattttaagatattcaatttctaaacaaatgatttttaaattttcccaatttttaagttttgaaagcttttcaatttttctggagaaactgAAGGAACtggcggaggaatttcttgaggaactcctgaaggaatttccgatggaactcCTGTAGGAATTACTTGAAAATCTCTTGcagtaatttttgaacgaactcctggaggagtttttgagaaacttctgcaggaatttctggagaaactcctgaagatATTTCCAAAGAAGCATCtataggaatttttggaggagtttcttttggaaattttggaggaactcctggaagaattttcggagcaactcctggaggaattttcgaaggaacttctggaggaatatataTTGGTATATTCCAAAAACTCTATTAGACAATGATTTTATGCTCGTCCCTATTTGGTCAATTTTTGCGTTGCGTAAATAATGGATCTCTCCTTTCTAAGGTGATTGTCTGTGGTGTGTCTGAGTGTTTGAGGAATTTGCGGGGGAAACTCTGGAGTTCCCTGAGAACGAATTCCTCCCAGATTCCTTCCAGAGTAACTAATGATAacttatggagaaattttcggagaaaataCTGGAGGGGCTTTGGGAGGTATTTCCTAATcaaattttggaggattttccaaataaacttttagaggaatttcctgggaagATCAAGAGAATCTTTTGGAGCACTATTCAAAGGAACTTttagaggaatatccgaaggattttctggagaaattcctgaaagagtttCAAAAGGTAAAATCCGAATGAGTCTTTGAAGAAAGTCCTGGACGAATTGCTttaggaactcttggaagaatttccaaaccCTGCTGGAAGAATTTGCAATTCAGAAAGAACTTCGGGAAGCTTCTGGAGGTATTTTCggatactttttgaaaaggaaggaatttgttgaagaactcgtgttgaaaattcaaaagatcTTCTGGAGTACTTTCCAAAGAAGTTTCCTCATACTCCTGGTGgtatttccgaataaatttctaaaggaactcttggagaaatttcttgaggaagtcctggaggaaatttcgaaggaacttctgaatgaattttctaaggaacttctagaagaattttcgagtaaactcctggaggaatttcggagaagCTTCTGGATcaattttaggaggaattcccgtagcaCTTCCAAAGGAACGCCTGGAAAAGTTTCgtgaggaactgctggagaaatttcttgatcttggaggtatttctggaggaacttctgggacAACAAATTTGGAGGAACACCAGGAATAATTTTGGAACGAACTCCTTGAGAAATATCTTGAGAAACAACAATAAAACGCTCTGTAGGGATTTTTAGAGGATTTCTTGGGGTAATTTCTGGAAATATTTTCAAACGAACTTCTGCAGaaccttccgaaggaacttctggaggaatttccgattaaactcgtggaggaatttcttaaaaatctcttgaaggaactcctggaagaatttcctgagttACTCGAGGAATATCTTAAGGGACTTCagcaggaattttcaaaggaacttcggcaggagtttataaagaaacttctggaggaattttcaagacgagttattcagaaaattctggagtaactccTAGAGGACTTTCCAAAGAAGCTCTTGAGAAAATTACTTCggaacttctggataactttccgaaaaaacttctgaaggaatttctggagttcGGAGTTCTTGAGGAAGTtccaaaaaaaacttctggaggaattttcaaaataatttgaattttcagagcatctcttagaagaattttgggaggaaattctggagggactctgggaggaatttctgaaggaacttcttgaggaatttccgaagggactTTTGtaggattttccaaaaaaaaatgaaagttctggaggaactcccggatacATTTTCGgatgaacttctagaggaatttccaaagaaactcgtggaggaattttcggaggaattactggcgAAAACTCTGAAGcgactcctggaggagttttcggaggagctcctggaagaactttcaaaggagcttttggaaaaatttacgaaggaatttcgggaagaatttttgaaggaactcctggagcaatttctggagagACTCTTGGAGATATTTCCGGGGAAAATTCCAAAAGATCTCTAGGATCATTTTCCGGAGGAAGtgctcggaggaattcctggaagagttccagaaggaatttgcggaggaatttccaaagacgtttttggaaaaatttcgagaaaattctagaactttttggaggaataccttaataaattttcggatgaatttttggtAAAGTTCAGCAAATTGAATGTAaacaaaaaccctgattaatccacctagcagtgatggtgcctttctcgtgc
Encoded proteins:
- the LOC134207953 gene encoding ethanolamine kinase produces the protein MASEVMRIDLAIDETDVIRGAEEVLKVIRPHWRSDSVRFKLFTDGITNKLVGCFNQNNNTNDDDDVDTVDNDTNDVVLIRVYGNKTDLLIDRKKETENIRLLHRYGYAPTLYATFRNGLAYEFVPGVTLTPESCREERVWRLVAKRMAQMHKVRDGSVGDCSKPMLPDKLEQFVKLVPAVFGDPVKHARISQIFPNTDELRRDFDDLYERLKRLNSPTVFCHNDLLLGNVIYNADRDEVTFIDYEYAAYNHQAFDIGNHFTEFAGIDQMDYDRYPSKDFQLQWLRVYLTEFNGTECTDSDVLRLYVQVNQFALASHFLWTVWALIQAEHSTIDFDFIQFGETRYREYLRRRDEFLSLTYQN